In one Bacteroidales bacterium genomic region, the following are encoded:
- the gldG gene encoding gliding motility-associated ABC transporter substrate-binding protein GldG: MKKKNNSTSSKKKNITNFIISVVIIILINIIGLRFFFRLDLTQEKRYTLSKNTISLLKQVDDIVYFRIYLDGNLPAAYTKLRNSIRETLDNFRAYNKSNIQYEFIDPTSNKDKRTINDYYNELVEKGLQPAIDRQTGSSSTEQRILWPCALATYKNKEIPINFIQAGGQQADKDVLINQSIEVLEFNLIDPIRRLMTKQKLPIAFIEGHGESNSMKTQDISKSLSEYYTVERVRIDQQLNAISKYKTIIIAGPDSVFLEKDKFIIDQFLMKGGRILWLVDGTRTNMDSLQSQSETVAIAKEINLEDMLFKYGVRINNDLVLDLISCPIPVKTGEIGGKPQFDFFSWYYFPSIANIKGHPIVKNLNAIRFEFVSSIDTVGSKDIRKTILLSSSPNSRILNTPAIISLSTLKNEPSKQYFNKSNIPVAVLLEGKFSSVFTNRIPPEISENKEIGFSENGVESKMIVVADGDIINNQFIYRNGNYYTYPLGYDRYTGLNFGNKEFILNCVNYLTDEANLLDIRSRELKIRLLDKSIIAANYTYIQWVNVLLPVLIVVVIGIILFILRKFNIY, translated from the coding sequence ATGAAAAAGAAAAATAATAGCACTTCGTCTAAGAAAAAAAATATAACTAACTTCATTATTTCTGTAGTTATTATTATTTTAATAAATATCATTGGCTTGAGATTCTTTTTCAGGCTCGACCTTACTCAAGAAAAAAGATACACTCTCTCTAAAAACACAATTAGCCTACTTAAGCAAGTTGACGATATTGTATATTTTCGTATTTATTTAGATGGAAATCTGCCTGCTGCCTACACAAAACTACGAAATTCTATTCGAGAAACTCTTGATAATTTCAGAGCTTATAATAAATCAAATATTCAATATGAATTTATTGACCCAACAAGCAATAAAGATAAAAGAACAATAAATGATTATTACAACGAGCTTGTTGAGAAAGGTTTACAGCCTGCCATTGACCGACAAACTGGCAGTTCATCTACAGAACAAAGAATTCTATGGCCCTGCGCACTGGCTACATATAAGAATAAAGAAATTCCAATAAACTTTATTCAAGCTGGAGGACAACAAGCTGATAAAGACGTTTTAATAAACCAGTCTATTGAAGTTCTAGAATTCAATCTCATTGACCCAATAAGGCGCTTAATGACTAAACAAAAGCTCCCTATTGCGTTCATAGAAGGTCATGGGGAAAGCAATTCAATGAAAACACAAGATATTTCTAAAAGTCTTTCAGAATATTACACCGTAGAGCGAGTTCGTATAGACCAGCAATTAAACGCTATTAGCAAATACAAAACTATTATTATTGCTGGACCTGACTCAGTTTTTTTAGAAAAAGATAAATTTATTATTGATCAATTTCTAATGAAAGGCGGGCGAATACTTTGGCTCGTTGACGGCACTAGAACAAATATGGATTCCCTACAATCGCAATCTGAAACCGTTGCAATTGCTAAAGAAATTAATCTTGAAGACATGCTTTTTAAATATGGTGTAAGAATAAATAATGACTTAGTTCTAGACCTAATTAGCTGCCCAATACCTGTAAAAACTGGCGAAATAGGAGGAAAACCACAATTCGATTTTTTTAGTTGGTATTATTTCCCAAGCATTGCAAATATAAAAGGACATCCTATTGTTAAAAACCTAAACGCCATTCGATTTGAATTCGTATCAAGCATAGACACTGTTGGCAGCAAGGATATTCGCAAAACTATTTTACTTTCTTCTTCACCAAATAGCAGAATACTTAATACTCCTGCAATAATAAGTTTAAGCACTTTAAAAAACGAGCCCAGCAAACAATATTTTAATAAATCAAATATTCCTGTGGCTGTATTACTTGAAGGAAAATTTAGTAGTGTATTTACAAACCGCATACCACCTGAAATTTCTGAAAATAAAGAAATCGGATTTAGTGAAAATGGAGTTGAATCTAAAATGATTGTTGTTGCTGATGGCGATATAATAAACAATCAATTTATTTATAGAAATGGAAATTACTACACTTACCCTCTAGGCTATGACCGCTATACTGGATTAAATTTCGGAAATAAAGAATTTATCCTAAACTGCGTAAACTATTTGACTGACGAAGCAAACCTGCTCGATATTCGTTCTCGTGAACTAAAAATAAGACTACTTGACAAATCAATAATAGCTGCAAACTACACATACATTCAATGGGTAAATGTGTTGCTACCAGTTTTGATTGTTGTAGTAATTGGAATTATTTTATTTATTTTGCGAAAATTTAACATCTACTAA
- a CDS encoding PhoH family protein: MSSIEKIFDLQTIDHRVFYGVGDANLNLIKSCFPKLKIIARGDMLKVIGSEKEVNDFATRFDMLVRFFDMFGKFTEKDILNILKNEEPADVKLGLDKIPEGTIVFGRNGMPIKARTKNQSKMVEAIKESDMLFAVGPAGTGKTYTAVALAVKWLKEKKVRRIVLTRPAVEAGENLGFLPGDLREKLDPYLQPLYDALNDMLPQQKLLNYFEDGTIEIAPLAFMRGRTLEKSFVILDEAQNATRMQMKMFLTRMGKDSKFIITGDTTQIDLPKSQTSGLLHAINIVKEIPEIAVVFLDQSDVVRHHIVTKIINAYEKD, translated from the coding sequence ATGTCTTCAATTGAAAAAATATTTGATCTCCAAACAATAGACCACAGAGTGTTTTATGGTGTGGGAGATGCTAATTTGAATTTGATAAAAAGTTGTTTCCCAAAATTAAAAATTATTGCTCGTGGGGATATGCTTAAAGTAATAGGCTCGGAGAAAGAAGTAAACGATTTTGCCACTCGCTTTGATATGCTTGTGAGGTTTTTCGATATGTTTGGGAAGTTTACTGAAAAAGACATATTGAATATTTTGAAAAATGAAGAACCTGCTGACGTTAAATTAGGATTAGATAAAATACCTGAAGGTACCATTGTTTTTGGAAGAAATGGTATGCCGATTAAGGCTCGCACAAAAAATCAATCGAAAATGGTTGAAGCCATAAAAGAATCGGATATGCTTTTTGCTGTGGGTCCTGCAGGTACAGGAAAAACATATACTGCTGTTGCGCTAGCGGTGAAATGGCTTAAAGAAAAAAAAGTGCGTAGAATTGTGTTAACTCGTCCTGCTGTAGAAGCGGGCGAAAACTTGGGCTTTCTGCCCGGAGATTTGCGAGAAAAACTCGATCCATACTTACAACCGCTTTATGATGCTCTAAATGATATGTTGCCACAGCAAAAATTGCTGAATTATTTTGAAGATGGCACAATTGAAATAGCTCCACTTGCGTTTATGCGTGGTAGAACTCTTGAAAAAAGTTTTGTAATTTTGGACGAAGCGCAAAATGCTACTCGAATGCAAATGAAAATGTTTCTAACACGAATGGGTAAAGACTCAAAGTTTATAATAACCGGAGATACCACGCAAATAGATTTGCCAAAATCGCAAACTAGCGGCTTGCTTCATGCTATTAATATAGTAAAAGAAATTCCGGAAATAGCTGTTGTGTTTTTAGACCAAAGCGATGTTGTTAGGCATCATATAGTAACAAAAATAATCAATGCTTATGAAAAAGATTAA
- the dnaN gene encoding DNA polymerase III subunit beta, with product MNFIISSNVLLKALQNVSGLLSSNSLVPIIENFLFTCEDDKLFITATDNETRAIVELSPEKINGEGSVAIPPRVLLETLKTFPNIPVNINVNTENFAIEINAGEGFYKLAGADPENFPTPAIVENSKTISINSTVIQNAINSTVFACGNDEIRPQLMGVLFEITPEYTNFVSTDAHKLVRFRRNDIKSDESHSFIIHKKPLNLLKNLLSGFDCDVQLDFNNTNVSFKFENYQVICRLLEGKYPAYEGVIPKDNNYKLVINRTALISTLKRVSIFASQASPQVRFDIKGQEINISAEDIDYSNEAKERLNCMYDGANIEIGFNSKFFLEILQTLVCENITVTFSSPNRAALLIPEETNSDEEDVLMLIMPIMLNQ from the coding sequence ATGAATTTTATTATTTCAAGTAATGTCTTATTAAAAGCCTTGCAAAATGTGAGTGGGCTTTTATCTAGCAATAGTTTAGTTCCTATTATTGAAAACTTTTTATTCACATGTGAAGATGATAAACTTTTCATTACTGCTACTGACAACGAAACTAGAGCTATAGTTGAACTTTCTCCAGAAAAAATAAATGGTGAAGGCTCTGTTGCAATACCACCCAGAGTATTATTAGAAACACTAAAAACATTTCCAAATATACCTGTAAACATAAATGTAAATACAGAAAACTTTGCCATTGAAATAAATGCTGGTGAAGGTTTCTATAAACTTGCTGGTGCCGATCCTGAAAACTTCCCTACTCCAGCTATAGTTGAAAATTCTAAAACTATATCCATAAATAGCACTGTTATTCAAAATGCAATAAACAGCACTGTTTTTGCTTGTGGTAACGACGAAATCCGCCCACAACTTATGGGTGTTTTATTCGAAATTACTCCAGAATACACAAATTTTGTTTCTACTGATGCTCACAAACTTGTACGCTTCCGCAGAAACGACATAAAATCTGATGAATCTCATTCTTTTATTATACACAAAAAACCTCTTAATTTACTCAAAAACTTACTTTCTGGCTTTGACTGCGATGTTCAATTAGATTTCAACAACACTAACGTTTCTTTTAAATTTGAAAATTATCAAGTTATTTGCCGCTTATTAGAAGGTAAATACCCTGCTTATGAAGGCGTTATTCCAAAAGATAATAATTACAAACTTGTAATTAACAGAACTGCGCTTATCAGTACTCTAAAACGTGTTTCTATCTTTGCAAGCCAAGCATCACCACAAGTTCGCTTTGATATTAAAGGTCAAGAAATTAATATTTCCGCTGAAGATATAGATTATTCCAACGAAGCAAAAGAAAGACTTAACTGCATGTATGACGGAGCTAATATAGAAATTGGTTTCAATTCTAAATTCTTCTTAGAAATATTACAAACTCTTGTATGTGAAAACATTACAGTTACATTTTCTTCTCCAAACCGTGCAGCATTGCTAATTCCAGAAGAAACCAATTCTGATGAAGAAGATGTTTTAATGCTAATAATGCCTATAATGTTAAATCAATAA
- the gldF gene encoding gliding motility-associated ABC transporter permease subunit GldF, whose translation MFALFKKEISSFLHSLIGYIVICVFLTANGLILWAFPNSLNILEFGYATLDSLFILAPFVFLFLLPAISMRSFAEEINTGTIELLMTKPLSEFQIILAKYLAGIVILIFAILPTFVYFFTVRELAVPFGNIDYGGIYGSYIGLLFLGASFLSIGIFASSISKNQIVSFVLAVFITAFMYIGFEFIYDLGVFKNAELFIKSLGISEHYTSMSRGVIDSRDLLYFLSLIVFFLMLTRLMLEKRKW comes from the coding sequence ATGTTTGCTCTATTTAAAAAAGAAATTAGCTCTTTTCTGCACTCTCTAATAGGCTATATCGTTATTTGCGTGTTCCTTACAGCAAATGGACTTATTCTTTGGGCTTTCCCAAACAGCCTTAATATTTTAGAGTTTGGATATGCTACATTAGACAGTTTGTTTATTTTGGCTCCTTTTGTTTTCCTATTTCTATTGCCAGCCATTAGTATGCGTAGCTTTGCCGAAGAAATAAACACAGGAACTATCGAGCTTTTAATGACAAAACCACTCAGTGAATTTCAAATAATATTAGCTAAATATTTAGCTGGAATTGTTATTTTAATATTCGCTATTTTACCAACATTTGTCTATTTCTTTACTGTTCGCGAATTAGCAGTACCTTTCGGAAACATTGACTACGGCGGAATTTATGGCTCTTACATCGGACTTTTATTTTTAGGAGCCTCTTTCCTTTCTATTGGAATTTTCGCCTCATCAATTTCAAAAAATCAAATTGTATCCTTTGTTTTAGCTGTGTTTATAACAGCATTTATGTATATCGGCTTTGAATTTATTTACGACCTTGGAGTTTTTAAAAACGCTGAACTATTTATTAAATCACTAGGAATTAGCGAGCATTACACTTCTATGAGCCGTGGTGTTATCGACTCAAGAGATTTATTATATTTTTTAAGCCTTATTGTATTCTTTTTAATGCTAACCCGCTTAATGCTAGAAAAACGTAAATGGTAA
- a CDS encoding phosphoribosylaminoimidazolesuccinocarboxamide synthase, giving the protein MKALSKTNFNFCESQDVYIGKVRDVYRVNDKMIMIVSDRISAFDVVLPRGIPYKGQVLNLIASKFLDATKDIVPNWKLAVPHPAVMIGKYAEPFKVEMVVRGYLTGHAWREYKEGKRSLCGVPLKDGMIENEKFEKPIITPTTKADIGHDEDISREDIIKHGLVSESDYKKLEEISLKLFERGSEIAASKGLILVDTKYEFGKIGDEIILIDEIHTPDSSRYFYADGYEERQRNGQPQRQLSKEFVREWLMENGFSGKDGQKVPEMSDEFVDSVTNRYIELYENITGDKFVKKPLDNIASEIENAVLNYLKK; this is encoded by the coding sequence ATGAAAGCTCTGTCTAAAACAAATTTTAATTTTTGCGAATCGCAAGATGTTTATATAGGAAAAGTAAGAGATGTATATCGTGTAAACGACAAAATGATAATGATAGTAAGCGACCGCATTTCAGCTTTTGATGTTGTTTTGCCTCGCGGTATTCCTTACAAAGGGCAAGTGTTGAATTTGATAGCTTCTAAATTTTTAGATGCTACAAAAGATATTGTGCCTAATTGGAAATTAGCTGTGCCGCATCCAGCCGTGATGATAGGAAAGTATGCCGAGCCTTTTAAAGTGGAAATGGTTGTTAGAGGCTATTTGACTGGACACGCTTGGCGTGAATACAAAGAAGGTAAAAGAAGTTTGTGCGGAGTGCCTTTAAAAGACGGCATGATAGAAAACGAAAAGTTTGAAAAACCAATAATTACGCCTACAACCAAAGCAGATATTGGTCATGATGAAGATATTTCTCGCGAAGATATTATTAAACATGGCTTAGTTTCTGAAAGCGACTATAAAAAATTGGAAGAAATTTCTTTAAAATTATTTGAAAGAGGCTCAGAAATAGCTGCTAGCAAGGGTTTGATTTTGGTTGATACGAAATATGAATTTGGAAAAATAGGTGATGAAATTATTTTAATAGATGAAATCCATACTCCAGACTCTTCTCGCTATTTCTATGCTGATGGATACGAAGAAAGACAGCGTAATGGACAGCCACAACGCCAATTGTCAAAAGAGTTCGTACGCGAATGGCTTATGGAAAATGGATTTAGCGGAAAAGATGGTCAAAAAGTGCCTGAAATGAGTGATGAATTTGTAGATAGCGTTACAAATAGATATATTGAGCTTTACGAAAATATTACAGGCGATAAGTTTGTGAAAAAACCTTTAGATAATATTGCTTCTGAAATTGAAAATGCTGTTTTAAATTATTTGAAAAAATAA
- a CDS encoding SAM-dependent chlorinase/fluorinase, translated as MNLKPITITSDFGNCSFYGAAIEGKMLSLQPLSKIITISNQIRQYDIFQASVIVRNSYFHFPENSVHLILVNNFSMNTDRFVAIKQNNHYFIGSDSGIFSLLFGKTPEKIILLKNENIKSPTFPELDICTQAAVHLSEGKDIDELGSQIDYIEEATPYFPSESGNSIKGTVIFIDNYHNAITNISKQMFDKLNRNNKFTIYFGNYFTTKISKTYDYAPEADLVAVFGSTNLLEIALYKSSATNLLGIKVYDTIRIDFE; from the coding sequence TTGAATTTAAAGCCAATAACAATTACTAGCGATTTTGGAAATTGCAGTTTTTATGGAGCAGCAATAGAAGGAAAAATGCTGTCGTTACAGCCATTGTCAAAAATAATTACTATTAGTAATCAAATAAGACAATATGATATTTTCCAAGCTTCCGTTATTGTGCGCAATTCATATTTTCATTTTCCCGAAAACTCTGTCCATCTAATACTTGTAAATAATTTCTCAATGAATACTGATAGATTTGTTGCTATAAAACAAAACAATCATTATTTCATCGGCTCTGACAGCGGAATATTTAGCTTGCTTTTCGGCAAAACACCTGAAAAAATCATCTTGCTAAAAAATGAAAATATAAAATCCCCTACTTTTCCTGAATTAGATATTTGCACACAAGCGGCTGTTCATCTAAGCGAAGGAAAAGACATAGACGAACTTGGCAGCCAAATAGATTATATAGAAGAAGCTACACCTTACTTTCCTTCAGAATCAGGAAATTCAATAAAAGGTACTGTAATTTTTATTGACAACTACCACAATGCAATTACAAATATTTCCAAACAAATGTTTGACAAATTGAACAGAAATAATAAATTCACTATTTATTTTGGAAATTATTTTACAACAAAAATATCAAAAACTTATGATTACGCACCGGAAGCAGACTTAGTGGCTGTTTTCGGAAGCACTAATTTACTCGAAATTGCTTTGTACAAATCATCTGCAACAAATCTTCTTGGCATAAAAGTCTATGACACAATCAGAATTGATTTTGAATAA